A section of the Babylonia areolata isolate BAREFJ2019XMU chromosome 1, ASM4173473v1, whole genome shotgun sequence genome encodes:
- the LOC143283092 gene encoding rho GTPase-activating protein 44-like isoform X5 gives MWKKENLRKNFLRVKQFADQNFGRAEKSEVLSEDQQGNERRMEVVRQVTHNLIKKVNGLLEAPPGTDPEKRLKKLPETHLSHTLIESGTLLGTETLLGSICQQCGECEGQLAREELQCELDIEKEVLTPLQVIAEVDIPSIVKLRKQLNKSTLDMDSAKNRFNSAVRQSHVPGANMASAAAKADAVREEYEEACNKVEAIKDNLSIELCNFISKENEHSSRLVALLESQAAYHKKALDIIESMIPKMKSTIEASEMKPVFGMSLEEHLQMTGRDISLVLEACILTLLETGIEEEGLFRIAGGALKLKKLRACFDAHAVDMEEFATDPHTVAGVMKQYLRELPEPMLTFALHSDFMQALQLPQDQRFKALYAAVNKLPPTNYKNVRYLIKFLALLAEKSSINKMTPSNISIVMGPNLLWAKGETAPNMLTAGAVSTIVEALITHADHFFPGELDFHLTGLGRAPPSPSSASPSTKEVESTEDKADVSQEKEEDCESEAVAQPEENSARQLTTWETRDSLNTSQESTTLDLESESSTESSFKGSGPEIDFNVSGGYPPDSPGQERHNNSIMSVSSPCVMTYPSSLGGSVGGGGGGQLVPNNASAAAAEKITAVSPSADSPEGPHTSPKVQRRPSKKPAPPPPPERPYSVAVTASVSKGSGNGGHSTQTWPRKAALYSPQQPPSDVGSHNEDKRPSPPERRISTHLERPQCPPPERPSVPPPERPKGPPPVSAGNQHPPGGSGGHHRSSSTGAMCITTEAGPNAE, from the exons ATGTGGAAGAAAGAAAATTTGCGCAAGAATTTCTTGCGCGTGAAGCAGTTTGCAGACCAGAATTTCGGAAG GGCTGAAAAGTCGGAGGTGCTGAGCGAGGACCAGCAGGGCAATGAGAGGCGCATGGAGGTGGTGCGGCAGGTCACCCACAACCTCATCAAGAAGGTCAACGGCCTGCTGGAGGCACCACCTGGCACTGACCCTGAGAAACGGCTG AAAAAGCTGCCCGAGACCCACCTGAGTCACACCCTGATTGAATCAGGAACACTGCTTGGCACAGAGACTTTGTTAGG GAGCATATGCCAGCAGTGTGGGGAGTGTGAGGGACAGCTGGCCCGAGAGGAGCTGCAGTGTGAGCTGGACATAGAGAAGGAGGTCCTCACACCGCTGCAGGTCATTGCAGAG GTTGACATTCCAAGCATAGTGAAGCTTCGGAAACAGTTGAACAAATCAACATTAGACATGGACTCTGCCAAGAATAG ATTTAACTCTGCGGTGCGGCAGTCCCACGTTCCAGGGGCCAACATGGCATCAGCAGCCGCCAAAGCTGACGCAGTGAGAGAAGAGTATGAAGAGGCCTGCAACAAAGTGGAGGCCATAAAG GACAATCTCAGCATTGAACTGTGCAACTTCATCTCCAAGGAAAACGAGCACAGCTCCAGACTAGTCGCT TTGTTAGAGTCACAAGCAGCATATCACAAGAAAGCATTGGATATCATTGAGTCAATGATTCCAAAGATGAAGTCAACAATAG AGGCATCAGAGATGAAGCCAGTGTTTGGGATGTCTCTGGAAGAACACCTGCAGATGACGGGTCGGGACATCTCTCTGGTCCTGGAGGCGTGCATTCTGACCCTGCTGGAAACCGGCATTGAGGAAGAA GGCTTGTTCAGAATAGCAGGGGGTGCGCTGAAACTGAAAAAGTTAAGG GCCTGTTTTGATGCACACGCTGTGGACATGGAAGAATTTGCCACTGACCCTCACACTGTGGCTG GTGTCATGAAGCAATACCTGCGAGAGCTGCCTGAACCCATGCTGACCTTTGCACTCCACTCTGACTTCATGCAAGCCCTTCAGCT GCCCCAGGATCAGAGGTTCAAAGCGTTGTATGCTGCTGTGAATAAGCTTCCACCTACAAACTACAAAAATGTCAG ATATCTGATCAAGTTCCTGGCATTGCTGGCTGAGAAGAGTTCCATCAACAAGATGACTCCAAGCAACATTTCCATTGTCATGGGGCCAAACCTGCTGTGGGCCAAGGGAGAAACTGC ACCCAACATGTTAACAGCCGGTGCAGTCAGCACCATTGTAGAAGCGTTAATCACTCATGCTGATCACTTTTTCCCAGGAG AATTAGATTTTCATTTGACGGGGCTTGGGCGTGCCCCTCCAAGCCCATCCAGCGCTTCCCCTTCCACCAAAGAGGTGGAATCCACAGAGGACAAAGCGGATGTGtcccaggaaaaagaagaagattgtgagTCTGAAGCAGTGGCTCAGCCAGAAGAGAATAGTGCCAGACAGTTGACCACCTGGGAGACTAGAGATTCTTTGAACACTTCTCAGGAAAGCACCACATTGGACCTGGAAAGCGAATCAAGCACAGAAAGTAGTTTCAAAGGATCGGGGCCAG AAATTGATTTCAACGTATCGGGCGGGTACCCACCAGACAGCCCAGGGCAGGAGCGCCATAATAACTCCATCATGTCTGTGTCCTCTCCTTGTGTCATGACATACCCGTCTTCACTTGGCggcagtgttggtggtggtggtgggggacagcTGGTGCCAAACAATGccagcgctgctgctgctgaaaaaaTCACAGCTGTTTCTCCTTCTGCAGACAG ccctgagGGACCTCACACAAGCCCCAAAGTGCAGAGGCGCCCAAGCAAGaaacctgccccacccccacccccagagcgCCCCTATTCAGTGGCTGTGACGGCCAGTGTGTCCAAAGGATCAGGTAATGGTGGTCACTCCACACAGACATGGCCTCGTAAGGCTGCACTTTACTCTCCTCAACAACCTCCTTCTGATGTAGGCTCGCACAATGAGGACAAGCGTCCCTCACCCCCCGAGCGTCGGATATCAACCCATCTGGAGCGACCTCAGTGCCCTCCCCCTGAGAGACCTAGTGTCCCCCCTCCTGAGCGACCGAAGGGTCCGCCTCCTGTGTCAGCAGGGAACCAGCATCCCCCAGGGGGCTCAGGGGGCCACCATCGGTCATCGTCCACAGGGGCCATGTGCATTACCACGGAGGCAGGCCCCAATGCAG AGTGA
- the LOC143283092 gene encoding rho GTPase-activating protein 44-like isoform X3 produces the protein MWKKENLRKNFLRVKQFADQNFGRAEKSEVLSEDQQGNERRMEVVRQVTHNLIKKVNGLLEAPPGTDPEKRLKKLPETHLSHTLIESGTLLGTETLLGSICQQCGECEGQLAREELQCELDIEKEVLTPLQVIAEVDIPSIVKLRKQLNKSTLDMDSAKNRFNSAVRQSHVPGANMASAAAKADAVREEYEEACNKVEAIKDNLSIELCNFISKENEHSSRLVALLESQAAYHKKALDIIESMIPKMKSTIEASEMKPVFGMSLEEHLQMTGRDISLVLEACILTLLETGIEEEGLFRIAGGALKLKKLRACFDAHAVDMEEFATDPHTVAGVMKQYLRELPEPMLTFALHSDFMQALQLPQDQRFKALYAAVNKLPPTNYKNVRYLIKFLALLAEKSSINKMTPSNISIVMGPNLLWAKGETAPNMLTAGAVSTIVEALITHADHFFPGELDFHLTGLGRAPPSPSSASPSTKEVESTEDKADVSQEKEEDCESEAVAQPEENSARQLTTWETRDSLNTSQESTTLDLESESSTESSFKGSGPEIDFNVSGGYPPDSPGQERHNNSIMSVSSPCVMTYPSSLGGSVGGGGGGQLVPNNASAAAAEKITAVSPSADSPEGPHTSPKVQRRPSKKPAPPPPPERPYSVAVTASVSKGSGNGGHSTQTWPRKAALYSPQQPPSDVGSHNEDKRPSPPERRISTHLERPQCPPPERPSVPPPERPKGPPPVSAGNQHPPGGSGGHHRSSSTGAMCITTEAGPNAVTTFSNCCFSIQNQQKANCR, from the exons ATGTGGAAGAAAGAAAATTTGCGCAAGAATTTCTTGCGCGTGAAGCAGTTTGCAGACCAGAATTTCGGAAG GGCTGAAAAGTCGGAGGTGCTGAGCGAGGACCAGCAGGGCAATGAGAGGCGCATGGAGGTGGTGCGGCAGGTCACCCACAACCTCATCAAGAAGGTCAACGGCCTGCTGGAGGCACCACCTGGCACTGACCCTGAGAAACGGCTG AAAAAGCTGCCCGAGACCCACCTGAGTCACACCCTGATTGAATCAGGAACACTGCTTGGCACAGAGACTTTGTTAGG GAGCATATGCCAGCAGTGTGGGGAGTGTGAGGGACAGCTGGCCCGAGAGGAGCTGCAGTGTGAGCTGGACATAGAGAAGGAGGTCCTCACACCGCTGCAGGTCATTGCAGAG GTTGACATTCCAAGCATAGTGAAGCTTCGGAAACAGTTGAACAAATCAACATTAGACATGGACTCTGCCAAGAATAG ATTTAACTCTGCGGTGCGGCAGTCCCACGTTCCAGGGGCCAACATGGCATCAGCAGCCGCCAAAGCTGACGCAGTGAGAGAAGAGTATGAAGAGGCCTGCAACAAAGTGGAGGCCATAAAG GACAATCTCAGCATTGAACTGTGCAACTTCATCTCCAAGGAAAACGAGCACAGCTCCAGACTAGTCGCT TTGTTAGAGTCACAAGCAGCATATCACAAGAAAGCATTGGATATCATTGAGTCAATGATTCCAAAGATGAAGTCAACAATAG AGGCATCAGAGATGAAGCCAGTGTTTGGGATGTCTCTGGAAGAACACCTGCAGATGACGGGTCGGGACATCTCTCTGGTCCTGGAGGCGTGCATTCTGACCCTGCTGGAAACCGGCATTGAGGAAGAA GGCTTGTTCAGAATAGCAGGGGGTGCGCTGAAACTGAAAAAGTTAAGG GCCTGTTTTGATGCACACGCTGTGGACATGGAAGAATTTGCCACTGACCCTCACACTGTGGCTG GTGTCATGAAGCAATACCTGCGAGAGCTGCCTGAACCCATGCTGACCTTTGCACTCCACTCTGACTTCATGCAAGCCCTTCAGCT GCCCCAGGATCAGAGGTTCAAAGCGTTGTATGCTGCTGTGAATAAGCTTCCACCTACAAACTACAAAAATGTCAG ATATCTGATCAAGTTCCTGGCATTGCTGGCTGAGAAGAGTTCCATCAACAAGATGACTCCAAGCAACATTTCCATTGTCATGGGGCCAAACCTGCTGTGGGCCAAGGGAGAAACTGC ACCCAACATGTTAACAGCCGGTGCAGTCAGCACCATTGTAGAAGCGTTAATCACTCATGCTGATCACTTTTTCCCAGGAG AATTAGATTTTCATTTGACGGGGCTTGGGCGTGCCCCTCCAAGCCCATCCAGCGCTTCCCCTTCCACCAAAGAGGTGGAATCCACAGAGGACAAAGCGGATGTGtcccaggaaaaagaagaagattgtgagTCTGAAGCAGTGGCTCAGCCAGAAGAGAATAGTGCCAGACAGTTGACCACCTGGGAGACTAGAGATTCTTTGAACACTTCTCAGGAAAGCACCACATTGGACCTGGAAAGCGAATCAAGCACAGAAAGTAGTTTCAAAGGATCGGGGCCAG AAATTGATTTCAACGTATCGGGCGGGTACCCACCAGACAGCCCAGGGCAGGAGCGCCATAATAACTCCATCATGTCTGTGTCCTCTCCTTGTGTCATGACATACCCGTCTTCACTTGGCggcagtgttggtggtggtggtgggggacagcTGGTGCCAAACAATGccagcgctgctgctgctgaaaaaaTCACAGCTGTTTCTCCTTCTGCAGACAG ccctgagGGACCTCACACAAGCCCCAAAGTGCAGAGGCGCCCAAGCAAGaaacctgccccacccccacccccagagcgCCCCTATTCAGTGGCTGTGACGGCCAGTGTGTCCAAAGGATCAGGTAATGGTGGTCACTCCACACAGACATGGCCTCGTAAGGCTGCACTTTACTCTCCTCAACAACCTCCTTCTGATGTAGGCTCGCACAATGAGGACAAGCGTCCCTCACCCCCCGAGCGTCGGATATCAACCCATCTGGAGCGACCTCAGTGCCCTCCCCCTGAGAGACCTAGTGTCCCCCCTCCTGAGCGACCGAAGGGTCCGCCTCCTGTGTCAGCAGGGAACCAGCATCCCCCAGGGGGCTCAGGGGGCCACCATCGGTCATCGTCCACAGGGGCCATGTGCATTACCACGGAGGCAGGCCCCAATGCAG TTACAACATTCAGTAACTGTTGCTTCTCCATCCAGAACCAGCAAAAGGCTAACTGCCGATAG
- the LOC143283092 gene encoding rho GTPase-activating protein 44-like isoform X7 yields MWKKENLRKNFLRVKQFADQNFGRAEKSEVLSEDQQGNERRMEVVRQVTHNLIKKVNGLLEAPPGTDPEKRLKKLPETHLSHTLIESGTLLGTETLLGSICQQCGECEGQLAREELQCELDIEKEVLTPLQVIAEVDIPSIVKLRKQLNKSTLDMDSAKNRFNSAVRQSHVPGANMASAAAKADAVREEYEEACNKVEAIKDNLSIELCNFISKENEHSSRLVALLESQAAYHKKALDIIESMIPKMKSTIEASEMKPVFGMSLEEHLQMTGRDISLVLEACILTLLETGIEEEGLFRIAGGALKLKKLRACFDAHAVDMEEFATDPHTVAGVMKQYLRELPEPMLTFALHSDFMQALQLPQDQRFKALYAAVNKLPPTNYKNVRYLIKFLALLAEKSSINKMTPSNISIVMGPNLLWAKGETAPNMLTAGAVSTIVEALITHADHFFPGELDFHLTGLGRAPPSPSSASPSTKEVESTEDKADVSQEKEEDCESEAVAQPEENSARQLTTWETRDSLNTSQESTTLDLESESSTESSFKGSGPEIDFNVSGGYPPDSPGQERHNNSIMSVSSPCVMTYPSSLGGSVGGGGGGQLVPNNASAAAAEKITAVSPSADSPEGPHTSPKVQRRPSKKPAPPPPPERPYSVAVTASVSKGSEPAKG; encoded by the exons ATGTGGAAGAAAGAAAATTTGCGCAAGAATTTCTTGCGCGTGAAGCAGTTTGCAGACCAGAATTTCGGAAG GGCTGAAAAGTCGGAGGTGCTGAGCGAGGACCAGCAGGGCAATGAGAGGCGCATGGAGGTGGTGCGGCAGGTCACCCACAACCTCATCAAGAAGGTCAACGGCCTGCTGGAGGCACCACCTGGCACTGACCCTGAGAAACGGCTG AAAAAGCTGCCCGAGACCCACCTGAGTCACACCCTGATTGAATCAGGAACACTGCTTGGCACAGAGACTTTGTTAGG GAGCATATGCCAGCAGTGTGGGGAGTGTGAGGGACAGCTGGCCCGAGAGGAGCTGCAGTGTGAGCTGGACATAGAGAAGGAGGTCCTCACACCGCTGCAGGTCATTGCAGAG GTTGACATTCCAAGCATAGTGAAGCTTCGGAAACAGTTGAACAAATCAACATTAGACATGGACTCTGCCAAGAATAG ATTTAACTCTGCGGTGCGGCAGTCCCACGTTCCAGGGGCCAACATGGCATCAGCAGCCGCCAAAGCTGACGCAGTGAGAGAAGAGTATGAAGAGGCCTGCAACAAAGTGGAGGCCATAAAG GACAATCTCAGCATTGAACTGTGCAACTTCATCTCCAAGGAAAACGAGCACAGCTCCAGACTAGTCGCT TTGTTAGAGTCACAAGCAGCATATCACAAGAAAGCATTGGATATCATTGAGTCAATGATTCCAAAGATGAAGTCAACAATAG AGGCATCAGAGATGAAGCCAGTGTTTGGGATGTCTCTGGAAGAACACCTGCAGATGACGGGTCGGGACATCTCTCTGGTCCTGGAGGCGTGCATTCTGACCCTGCTGGAAACCGGCATTGAGGAAGAA GGCTTGTTCAGAATAGCAGGGGGTGCGCTGAAACTGAAAAAGTTAAGG GCCTGTTTTGATGCACACGCTGTGGACATGGAAGAATTTGCCACTGACCCTCACACTGTGGCTG GTGTCATGAAGCAATACCTGCGAGAGCTGCCTGAACCCATGCTGACCTTTGCACTCCACTCTGACTTCATGCAAGCCCTTCAGCT GCCCCAGGATCAGAGGTTCAAAGCGTTGTATGCTGCTGTGAATAAGCTTCCACCTACAAACTACAAAAATGTCAG ATATCTGATCAAGTTCCTGGCATTGCTGGCTGAGAAGAGTTCCATCAACAAGATGACTCCAAGCAACATTTCCATTGTCATGGGGCCAAACCTGCTGTGGGCCAAGGGAGAAACTGC ACCCAACATGTTAACAGCCGGTGCAGTCAGCACCATTGTAGAAGCGTTAATCACTCATGCTGATCACTTTTTCCCAGGAG AATTAGATTTTCATTTGACGGGGCTTGGGCGTGCCCCTCCAAGCCCATCCAGCGCTTCCCCTTCCACCAAAGAGGTGGAATCCACAGAGGACAAAGCGGATGTGtcccaggaaaaagaagaagattgtgagTCTGAAGCAGTGGCTCAGCCAGAAGAGAATAGTGCCAGACAGTTGACCACCTGGGAGACTAGAGATTCTTTGAACACTTCTCAGGAAAGCACCACATTGGACCTGGAAAGCGAATCAAGCACAGAAAGTAGTTTCAAAGGATCGGGGCCAG AAATTGATTTCAACGTATCGGGCGGGTACCCACCAGACAGCCCAGGGCAGGAGCGCCATAATAACTCCATCATGTCTGTGTCCTCTCCTTGTGTCATGACATACCCGTCTTCACTTGGCggcagtgttggtggtggtggtgggggacagcTGGTGCCAAACAATGccagcgctgctgctgctgaaaaaaTCACAGCTGTTTCTCCTTCTGCAGACAG ccctgagGGACCTCACACAAGCCCCAAAGTGCAGAGGCGCCCAAGCAAGaaacctgccccacccccacccccagagcgCCCCTATTCAGTGGCTGTGACGGCCAGTGTGTCCAAAGGATCAG AACCAGCAAAAGGCTAA
- the LOC143283092 gene encoding rho GTPase-activating protein 44-like isoform X4: protein MWKKENLRKNFLRVKQFADQNFGRAEKSEVLSEDQQGNERRMEVVRQVTHNLIKKVNGLLEAPPGTDPEKRLKKLPETHLSHTLIESGTLLGTETLLGSICQQCGECEGQLAREELQCELDIEKEVLTPLQVIAEVDIPSIVKLRKQLNKSTLDMDSAKNRFNSAVRQSHVPGANMASAAAKADAVREEYEEACNKVEAIKDNLSIELCNFISKENEHSSRLVALLESQAAYHKKALDIIESMIPKMKSTIEASEMKPVFGMSLEEHLQMTGRDISLVLEACILTLLETGIEEEGLFRIAGGALKLKKLRACFDAHAVDMEEFATDPHTVAGVMKQYLRELPEPMLTFALHSDFMQALQLPQDQRFKALYAAVNKLPPTNYKNVRYLIKFLALLAEKSSINKMTPSNISIVMGPNLLWAKGETAPNMLTAGAVSTIVEALITHADHFFPGELDFHLTGLGRAPPSPSSASPSTKEVESTEDKADVSQEKEEDCESEAVAQPEENSARQLTTWETRDSLNTSQESTTLDLESESSTESSFKGSGPEIDFNVSGGYPPDSPGQERHNNSIMSVSSPCVMTYPSSLGGSVGGGGGGQLVPNNASAAAAEKITAVSPSADSPEGPHTSPKVQRRPSKKPAPPPPPERPYSVAVTASVSKGSGNGGHSTQTWPRKAALYSPQQPPSDVGSHNEDKRPSPPERRISTHLERPQCPPPERPSVPPPERPKGPPPVSAGNQHPPGGSGGHHRSSSTGAMCITTEAGPNAEPAKG from the exons ATGTGGAAGAAAGAAAATTTGCGCAAGAATTTCTTGCGCGTGAAGCAGTTTGCAGACCAGAATTTCGGAAG GGCTGAAAAGTCGGAGGTGCTGAGCGAGGACCAGCAGGGCAATGAGAGGCGCATGGAGGTGGTGCGGCAGGTCACCCACAACCTCATCAAGAAGGTCAACGGCCTGCTGGAGGCACCACCTGGCACTGACCCTGAGAAACGGCTG AAAAAGCTGCCCGAGACCCACCTGAGTCACACCCTGATTGAATCAGGAACACTGCTTGGCACAGAGACTTTGTTAGG GAGCATATGCCAGCAGTGTGGGGAGTGTGAGGGACAGCTGGCCCGAGAGGAGCTGCAGTGTGAGCTGGACATAGAGAAGGAGGTCCTCACACCGCTGCAGGTCATTGCAGAG GTTGACATTCCAAGCATAGTGAAGCTTCGGAAACAGTTGAACAAATCAACATTAGACATGGACTCTGCCAAGAATAG ATTTAACTCTGCGGTGCGGCAGTCCCACGTTCCAGGGGCCAACATGGCATCAGCAGCCGCCAAAGCTGACGCAGTGAGAGAAGAGTATGAAGAGGCCTGCAACAAAGTGGAGGCCATAAAG GACAATCTCAGCATTGAACTGTGCAACTTCATCTCCAAGGAAAACGAGCACAGCTCCAGACTAGTCGCT TTGTTAGAGTCACAAGCAGCATATCACAAGAAAGCATTGGATATCATTGAGTCAATGATTCCAAAGATGAAGTCAACAATAG AGGCATCAGAGATGAAGCCAGTGTTTGGGATGTCTCTGGAAGAACACCTGCAGATGACGGGTCGGGACATCTCTCTGGTCCTGGAGGCGTGCATTCTGACCCTGCTGGAAACCGGCATTGAGGAAGAA GGCTTGTTCAGAATAGCAGGGGGTGCGCTGAAACTGAAAAAGTTAAGG GCCTGTTTTGATGCACACGCTGTGGACATGGAAGAATTTGCCACTGACCCTCACACTGTGGCTG GTGTCATGAAGCAATACCTGCGAGAGCTGCCTGAACCCATGCTGACCTTTGCACTCCACTCTGACTTCATGCAAGCCCTTCAGCT GCCCCAGGATCAGAGGTTCAAAGCGTTGTATGCTGCTGTGAATAAGCTTCCACCTACAAACTACAAAAATGTCAG ATATCTGATCAAGTTCCTGGCATTGCTGGCTGAGAAGAGTTCCATCAACAAGATGACTCCAAGCAACATTTCCATTGTCATGGGGCCAAACCTGCTGTGGGCCAAGGGAGAAACTGC ACCCAACATGTTAACAGCCGGTGCAGTCAGCACCATTGTAGAAGCGTTAATCACTCATGCTGATCACTTTTTCCCAGGAG AATTAGATTTTCATTTGACGGGGCTTGGGCGTGCCCCTCCAAGCCCATCCAGCGCTTCCCCTTCCACCAAAGAGGTGGAATCCACAGAGGACAAAGCGGATGTGtcccaggaaaaagaagaagattgtgagTCTGAAGCAGTGGCTCAGCCAGAAGAGAATAGTGCCAGACAGTTGACCACCTGGGAGACTAGAGATTCTTTGAACACTTCTCAGGAAAGCACCACATTGGACCTGGAAAGCGAATCAAGCACAGAAAGTAGTTTCAAAGGATCGGGGCCAG AAATTGATTTCAACGTATCGGGCGGGTACCCACCAGACAGCCCAGGGCAGGAGCGCCATAATAACTCCATCATGTCTGTGTCCTCTCCTTGTGTCATGACATACCCGTCTTCACTTGGCggcagtgttggtggtggtggtgggggacagcTGGTGCCAAACAATGccagcgctgctgctgctgaaaaaaTCACAGCTGTTTCTCCTTCTGCAGACAG ccctgagGGACCTCACACAAGCCCCAAAGTGCAGAGGCGCCCAAGCAAGaaacctgccccacccccacccccagagcgCCCCTATTCAGTGGCTGTGACGGCCAGTGTGTCCAAAGGATCAGGTAATGGTGGTCACTCCACACAGACATGGCCTCGTAAGGCTGCACTTTACTCTCCTCAACAACCTCCTTCTGATGTAGGCTCGCACAATGAGGACAAGCGTCCCTCACCCCCCGAGCGTCGGATATCAACCCATCTGGAGCGACCTCAGTGCCCTCCCCCTGAGAGACCTAGTGTCCCCCCTCCTGAGCGACCGAAGGGTCCGCCTCCTGTGTCAGCAGGGAACCAGCATCCCCCAGGGGGCTCAGGGGGCCACCATCGGTCATCGTCCACAGGGGCCATGTGCATTACCACGGAGGCAGGCCCCAATGCAG AACCAGCAAAAGGCTAA